One Gemmatimonas sp. UBA7669 genomic window carries:
- a CDS encoding ubiquinol-cytochrome c reductase iron-sulfur subunit → MSADLPVMPDSNSPPSAGPQGCAGCAGQDRREFLATASWLSLGAMAMAACGDGVISGPDQILPFPNETFTLDPATVPELGQVGGRTIVSRGAAAPIYLERTGNAAYRALSLVCPHRGTIVNAEASGFACPNHGARFALDGTWLGGQATASLAPVGIRRNANGTLTIGGAPLPPALSLSATTIAFSAAIGGTAPPSQSLVIDNEGGGTLSGIQVGLSYAPNERTGWLNVSLDAATAPARLTLTAQRGTLPAGSYRATVVVSAPGTSNGAQSVSVALVVQDPNAPAVLQLSATALQFAATAGAIPPVQVVRCLNGGGGTLSGLSARIAYEPGSFGWLSTELTQTTAPADLRLTVNPSLTGVGSFTATVTVSANGVTARTLTVTMTVTPQGLVVNIGAWPALANVGGVAGSVGNVAGTPVAVVRTSATSFSAFSMVCPHAGTTVNVVNGTSFKCPNHGAEFDNQGINLPDSPQRTTNLTRFTVTYTPGAPTLVVS, encoded by the coding sequence ATGTCCGCCGATCTGCCTGTCATGCCCGACTCCAATTCCCCGCCGTCCGCTGGCCCCCAGGGCTGCGCTGGTTGCGCTGGCCAGGACCGCCGCGAATTTCTTGCCACCGCGTCCTGGCTTTCGCTTGGCGCAATGGCCATGGCCGCCTGTGGTGACGGCGTGATCAGCGGGCCCGACCAGATCCTGCCATTCCCGAACGAGACCTTCACGCTCGATCCGGCCACCGTGCCGGAGCTGGGGCAGGTGGGCGGACGCACCATCGTGTCGCGCGGCGCGGCGGCGCCCATCTATCTGGAGCGCACGGGCAACGCGGCGTATCGGGCCCTCTCTCTGGTGTGTCCGCACCGCGGCACCATCGTCAACGCCGAGGCCAGTGGCTTCGCCTGTCCCAATCACGGTGCGCGATTTGCCCTCGACGGCACCTGGCTGGGTGGACAGGCCACCGCCAGCCTCGCGCCCGTCGGCATTCGCCGTAATGCCAACGGCACGCTCACCATTGGCGGGGCGCCACTGCCACCCGCACTCAGCCTGTCTGCCACCACCATCGCCTTCTCGGCGGCCATTGGTGGCACCGCGCCGCCGTCGCAGTCGCTCGTCATTGACAACGAAGGCGGTGGCACCCTGAGCGGCATTCAGGTGGGCTTGAGCTACGCCCCCAATGAGCGCACCGGTTGGCTCAACGTCTCACTCGACGCCGCCACCGCGCCCGCGCGTCTCACGCTCACCGCGCAGCGCGGCACCTTGCCGGCCGGCAGCTACCGCGCCACGGTGGTGGTGTCCGCGCCGGGCACCAGCAATGGGGCGCAGTCCGTGTCCGTGGCCCTCGTCGTGCAAGACCCGAACGCGCCGGCCGTCCTGCAGCTCTCGGCCACCGCGCTGCAGTTTGCCGCCACCGCCGGCGCCATTCCGCCGGTGCAGGTGGTACGCTGTCTCAATGGAGGCGGAGGCACACTCTCGGGACTGTCGGCGCGCATCGCCTACGAGCCCGGTTCGTTCGGTTGGCTCTCGACGGAACTCACGCAGACCACCGCACCCGCCGACCTCCGCCTCACGGTCAATCCCAGTCTCACGGGGGTGGGCAGCTTCACGGCTACCGTCACCGTAAGCGCCAACGGGGTGACCGCCCGCACGCTCACAGTCACCATGACCGTCACGCCGCAGGGCCTGGTCGTGAACATCGGCGCCTGGCCGGCGCTGGCCAATGTGGGCGGGGTCGCCGGCAGCGTGGGCAATGTGGCCGGCACGCCAGTGGCGGTCGTGCGCACCAGCGCCACCAGCTTCTCGGCCTTCTCCATGGTATGCCCGCACGCCGGCACCACCGTCAACGTGGTGAACGGCACCAGCTTCAAGTGCCCCAATCACGGCGCCGAGTTCGACAATCAGGGCATCAACCTGCCTGATTCGCCGCAGCGGACCACCAACCTGACCCGGTTCACGGTCACCTACACCCCCGGCGCGCCCACCCTCGTGGTCAGCTGA
- the purM gene encoding phosphoribosylformylglycinamidine cyclo-ligase: MSNPESSAPLDYRSAGVDIDAADDAKNRLAKLVQSTMTAGARGAFGGFGGMFRVPEGYKAPLLVASADGVGTKIKIAIEAGRHDTIGHCLVNHCTNDILVQGAVPLFFLDYVAFGKLEPPVVEGVVAGVAAGCRENACALIGGETAEMPGVYTPPDYDLAGFITGIVEEDAVLGSARVQEGDVLVALGGNGLHTNGYSLARRIIAERLKLGVHDAFPGADGASVADVMLKVHRSYLPCLKPVLGHIHAMAHITGGGLPGNLNRALPHTLDADVDTSTWTVPNEFRVLAEAGQVASLEMFRAFNMGVGMVVITSRDNVSHITSRAASVGIAAWELGRVVPGTGRVRLDGQVT; the protein is encoded by the coding sequence ATGAGCAACCCAGAGAGCAGCGCGCCGCTCGACTATCGCAGTGCCGGCGTGGACATCGACGCCGCCGACGACGCCAAGAATCGTCTCGCCAAACTGGTGCAGAGCACCATGACGGCCGGTGCGCGCGGCGCGTTTGGTGGCTTTGGTGGCATGTTCCGTGTGCCCGAGGGATACAAGGCGCCGCTGCTGGTGGCCAGCGCCGACGGTGTGGGCACCAAGATCAAGATCGCCATCGAAGCCGGTCGCCACGACACCATCGGCCACTGCCTCGTCAATCACTGCACCAATGACATTCTGGTGCAGGGTGCCGTGCCACTGTTCTTCCTCGACTACGTGGCGTTTGGCAAGCTCGAACCGCCGGTGGTGGAAGGCGTGGTGGCCGGTGTTGCCGCGGGCTGCCGCGAGAACGCATGCGCGCTGATTGGTGGCGAAACAGCCGAAATGCCCGGCGTGTACACGCCGCCCGACTACGATCTGGCCGGTTTCATCACCGGCATCGTGGAGGAAGACGCCGTGCTGGGCAGTGCGCGCGTGCAGGAGGGTGATGTGCTGGTGGCGCTGGGCGGCAACGGCCTGCACACCAACGGCTACTCGCTGGCGCGTCGCATCATTGCCGAGCGACTCAAGCTCGGCGTGCATGACGCCTTCCCGGGCGCCGACGGTGCCAGCGTGGCCGACGTCATGCTCAAGGTGCATCGCTCCTACCTGCCGTGCCTCAAGCCGGTGCTGGGGCACATTCACGCCATGGCGCACATCACCGGCGGCGGCCTGCCGGGCAATCTCAACCGTGCGCTGCCTCACACCTTGGATGCCGACGTGGATACCTCCACGTGGACCGTCCCCAATGAGTTCCGGGTACTCGCGGAGGCGGGGCAGGTGGCCTCGCTCGAGATGTTCCGGGCCTTCAACATGGGGGTGGGCATGGTCGTCATCACATCGCGGGACAACGTCTCGCACATCACGTCGCGTGCGGCGTCGGTGGGCATTGCCGCATGGGAGTTGGGTCGCGTCGTGCCCGGCACGGGGCGTGTGCGCCTCGACGGCCAGGTCACCTGA
- a CDS encoding FmdB family zinc ribbon protein, with the protein MPTYEFRAPDGTIIERIFKISEVPDSVTLDDGRVATRIISGGAGLLFKGSGFYITDYGKDGKKDQRAAAGGESGSKGDTSSKSSDSASGSASSTKSDSKPAASPAASSTKSD; encoded by the coding sequence ATGCCAACTTACGAGTTTCGCGCGCCCGACGGCACGATCATCGAGCGGATCTTCAAGATCAGCGAAGTTCCCGACTCCGTCACGCTCGACGACGGCCGCGTGGCCACGCGCATCATTTCCGGTGGCGCCGGCCTGCTGTTCAAGGGCAGCGGCTTCTACATCACCGACTACGGCAAGGACGGCAAGAAGGACCAGCGTGCCGCGGCCGGTGGTGAGAGTGGCAGCAAGGGCGACACGTCCAGCAAGTCGTCCGACAGCGCGTCCGGTAGCGCCTCAAGCACCAAGAGCGACAGCAAGCCCGCGGCCAGTCCGGCCGCGTCGTCCACCAAATCCGACTGA
- the ribD gene encoding bifunctional diaminohydroxyphosphoribosylaminopyrimidine deaminase/5-amino-6-(5-phosphoribosylamino)uracil reductase RibD encodes MDVATDDHARFMRRAIELAERGAGQVAPNPKVGAVVVRDGVIVGEGWHQRYGEAHAEVHALAAAGERARGATVYVSLEPCNHHGKTGPCSEALIAAGVARVVCALRDPNKKAAGGLERLEAAGIQVEHGILASEAAWRIAPFLHGAVHADRPFVTLKLAVSLDAAVAGPSRRRAWLTGPESRAAVHALRAESDAVAVGIGTALADDPALTVREAPAPRVPPARVVFDRLARLPLESQLVRTAHQQPVYVVVGREAPPHRLDGLAGHGVSLLAATGLAEALEALRGRGIRHLFLEGGATLGSAFLADRLVDHLIIFQASCILGAGALPAFVGLPGREADEAPRLRVLERRQYGDDLMTRYAV; translated from the coding sequence GTGGACGTCGCCACTGACGATCACGCGCGCTTCATGCGTCGGGCCATAGAACTGGCTGAGCGCGGCGCGGGGCAGGTGGCGCCCAATCCCAAGGTGGGAGCGGTCGTCGTAAGGGACGGCGTCATCGTGGGAGAAGGCTGGCATCAGCGTTACGGTGAAGCGCATGCCGAAGTGCATGCCCTCGCGGCCGCCGGCGAACGCGCACGTGGCGCCACGGTGTATGTCTCGCTCGAACCTTGCAATCATCACGGCAAGACCGGTCCCTGCAGCGAGGCGCTCATTGCCGCCGGCGTGGCCCGCGTGGTCTGTGCGCTGCGTGACCCCAACAAGAAGGCGGCCGGCGGGCTTGAGCGCCTCGAGGCCGCGGGCATTCAGGTCGAGCACGGGATCCTGGCCAGCGAGGCCGCGTGGCGCATCGCGCCCTTCCTGCATGGCGCCGTCCATGCAGATCGCCCCTTTGTCACTCTCAAACTGGCCGTCTCGCTCGACGCTGCGGTAGCCGGCCCCTCACGACGCCGGGCCTGGCTCACCGGCCCCGAGTCCCGCGCCGCGGTGCACGCGCTGCGCGCCGAATCCGATGCGGTGGCCGTGGGCATCGGTACGGCACTGGCCGACGACCCGGCCCTCACCGTGCGCGAAGCGCCGGCCCCCCGCGTCCCGCCGGCCCGGGTGGTGTTTGACCGTCTGGCCCGCCTCCCTCTCGAGTCCCAGCTCGTCAGAACCGCCCACCAGCAGCCGGTCTATGTGGTGGTGGGCCGCGAGGCGCCGCCGCACCGTCTGGACGGCCTGGCCGGCCACGGCGTGTCGCTGCTGGCCGCCACCGGCCTTGCCGAGGCACTCGAGGCCCTGCGCGGCCGCGGCATCCGCCATCTCTTTCTCGAAGGGGGGGCCACCCTGGGTTCGGCCTTTCTGGCCGACCGATTGGTGGACCATCTGATTATCTTTCAGGCTTCCTGCATTCTGGGGGCAGGAGCCCTACCGGCCTTCGTTGGCCTGCCGGGTCGCGAGGCCGACGAGGCGCCTCGCCTGCGCGTGCTGGAGCGCCGCCAATATGGCGACGATCTCATGACGCGGTACGCCGTGTAG
- the argS gene encoding arginine--tRNA ligase: MTQAEALRAELARAARTLGAPDDVSPILERPRDPAFGDWATNLAMTLAKPLGKKPRDIAEALIAALDTSSVGIVSADIAGPGFVNIRLDPGFQARGLLQILAAPERWGHMDLGHNQRVCVEFVSANPTGPLHVGHGRQAALGDAISTLLEWTGWNVDREFYYNDAGTQIANLAKSTQARVRELAGQPLAIPEGGYHGEYIREIAERYVAQHPADREGNDLDAMRAFAVAALRHEQDLDLQAFGVKFDTYYLESSLYTDGRVDKTVEALKASGHTYEEDGALFLRTTTFGDDKDRVMKKSAAKGGDYTYFVPDVAYHVTKWERGYKRAINVQGADHHSTTTRVRAGLQALGVGIPEGYPDYVLHQMVTVMKSGEEVKISKRAGSYVTVRDLIDEVGRDAVRYFYLMRKGDSQLVFDVDLARSQSEENPVYYIQMAHARMCGIFRVGEIDATTVTGQDVDLGVLSEPAEVELVKQLLDFPAMVKGAAENLEPHRIAGWLLETARCAHTWYHKHHVLGEPEAITRARLVLARASQLGIAAGLRILGLSAPERM, from the coding sequence GTGACTCAGGCTGAAGCCCTGCGCGCCGAACTGGCGCGCGCGGCGCGTACCCTCGGTGCGCCCGACGATGTCTCCCCGATTCTCGAACGCCCGCGTGATCCGGCCTTCGGTGATTGGGCCACCAATCTCGCCATGACGCTCGCCAAGCCGCTCGGCAAGAAGCCGCGCGACATTGCCGAGGCGCTCATCGCCGCGCTCGACACGTCCAGCGTCGGCATCGTGTCGGCGGACATCGCGGGACCGGGCTTCGTCAACATCCGTCTTGATCCCGGTTTCCAGGCGCGCGGCCTGCTGCAGATTCTGGCCGCCCCCGAGCGGTGGGGCCACATGGACCTGGGCCACAACCAGCGCGTGTGTGTGGAGTTCGTCTCCGCCAACCCCACCGGTCCACTGCATGTGGGGCACGGGCGACAGGCGGCGCTCGGCGACGCCATCAGCACACTGCTCGAGTGGACCGGCTGGAACGTCGATCGCGAGTTCTACTACAACGACGCCGGCACGCAGATCGCCAATCTCGCCAAGAGCACACAGGCCCGGGTGCGTGAGTTGGCCGGCCAGCCGCTCGCGATTCCCGAGGGTGGCTATCACGGCGAGTACATTCGCGAAATTGCCGAGCGCTACGTCGCGCAGCATCCGGCGGACCGCGAGGGCAACGACCTCGACGCCATGCGCGCCTTTGCCGTTGCCGCGCTGCGTCATGAGCAGGATCTCGACCTGCAGGCCTTTGGCGTCAAGTTCGACACCTACTACCTCGAAAGCTCGCTCTACACCGACGGCCGCGTCGACAAGACCGTCGAAGCTCTCAAGGCCTCCGGTCACACCTACGAGGAAGACGGCGCGCTGTTCCTGCGCACCACCACGTTTGGTGACGACAAGGATCGCGTCATGAAGAAGAGCGCGGCCAAGGGCGGCGATTACACCTACTTCGTGCCCGACGTCGCGTATCACGTCACCAAGTGGGAGCGTGGCTACAAGCGGGCCATCAACGTGCAGGGTGCGGATCACCACAGCACCACCACGCGTGTGCGCGCCGGGTTGCAGGCGCTGGGCGTCGGTATTCCCGAGGGCTATCCCGACTACGTGCTGCACCAGATGGTCACCGTCATGAAGAGCGGCGAGGAGGTCAAGATCTCCAAGCGCGCCGGCTCGTACGTCACGGTGCGCGATCTCATCGACGAAGTGGGCCGCGACGCGGTGCGCTACTTCTACCTCATGCGCAAGGGTGACTCCCAGCTGGTGTTCGACGTGGACCTCGCGCGCAGCCAGTCGGAAGAGAACCCCGTGTACTACATCCAGATGGCGCACGCGCGCATGTGCGGCATCTTCCGTGTCGGTGAAATCGACGCCACCACGGTGACCGGCCAGGACGTGGACCTCGGTGTGCTCAGTGAGCCTGCCGAAGTGGAGCTCGTCAAGCAGCTGCTCGACTTCCCGGCCATGGTGAAGGGCGCTGCCGAGAATCTCGAGCCGCACCGCATTGCCGGGTGGCTGCTCGAGACCGCGCGCTGCGCGCACACCTGGTATCACAAGCATCACGTCCTCGGTGAGCCCGAGGCCATCACCCGCGCGCGCCTCGTCTTGGCGCGTGCCTCGCAGCTCGGTATTGCCGCCGGTCTGCGCATTCTCGGACTGTCGGCGCCGGAGCGCATGTGA
- a CDS encoding PfkB family carbohydrate kinase, with the protein MSTATGSIRNPVLVVGSVALDSVETPFGKADEVLGGSGTYFSSSASHFTPVQLVGVVGDDYPVEKLEPLAARGVDLAGLEKAEGTSFRWRGRYRHDLNSAETLETHLGVFSHFRPKIPEQFKRAPFVFLANIDPRLQLQVLEQVEKPRLVACDTMNFWIESRRPELVELLGHVDLITLNDAEARQLTEHTNLVQAARWIMDKGPKHVLIKKGEHGAFMFTRESIFFAPAYPLESVFDPTGAGDSFAGGFIGYLAATGDLSDENMRRAVVVGSAMGSFAVEKFSNARLLEITRADIDKRLQEFRQLVAFDTELGA; encoded by the coding sequence GTGAGTACTGCCACGGGCAGCATCAGGAATCCCGTTCTTGTCGTCGGCTCGGTGGCCCTCGATTCCGTCGAGACGCCATTCGGCAAGGCCGACGAAGTGCTTGGTGGCTCCGGCACCTACTTCTCATCGTCGGCCAGTCACTTCACACCCGTGCAACTCGTGGGGGTTGTGGGTGACGACTACCCCGTGGAGAAGCTCGAGCCGCTGGCCGCACGCGGCGTCGATCTGGCCGGACTCGAAAAGGCCGAAGGCACGAGCTTCCGCTGGCGTGGTCGCTATCGCCACGATCTCAACTCGGCCGAGACGCTCGAAACGCACCTCGGCGTGTTCTCGCATTTTCGGCCGAAAATTCCTGAGCAGTTCAAGCGCGCGCCGTTTGTGTTTCTCGCCAACATCGATCCGCGCCTGCAGTTGCAGGTGCTCGAGCAGGTGGAGAAGCCGCGCCTCGTGGCCTGCGACACGATGAACTTCTGGATCGAGTCGCGTCGCCCGGAACTGGTGGAGCTGCTTGGCCACGTGGATCTCATTACGCTCAACGACGCCGAAGCCCGCCAGCTCACCGAGCACACCAATCTCGTGCAGGCCGCGCGCTGGATCATGGACAAGGGCCCCAAGCATGTGCTCATCAAGAAGGGCGAGCACGGTGCCTTCATGTTCACGCGCGAGAGCATCTTCTTTGCGCCGGCCTATCCGCTGGAAAGTGTGTTCGACCCCACGGGCGCTGGTGACTCCTTCGCCGGTGGTTTCATTGGCTACCTCGCGGCAACCGGCGACCTGAGCGACGAGAACATGCGTCGTGCGGTGGTCGTGGGCTCGGCCATGGGCTCGTTTGCCGTGGAGAAGTTCTCCAACGCGCGTCTGCTCGAAATCACGCGCGCGGACATCGACAAGCGTCTCCAGGAATTCCGTCAGCTGGTGGCCTTTGACACGGAGCTCGGCGCATGA